In a genomic window of Halomonas denitrificans:
- a CDS encoding integrin alpha, whose protein sequence is MTIAMVIAASPIFESSAAVNRTQVHTFPPSLGGTDFLPAQNPGGSTGLVINGAFGVQEFGWGLAAGDFNADGVDDLLAGFAPNSPNPGQPPGGAALIFGGSDLSMGPDGVELLNAFQGTIGPEQIALALHPEQTGYRVRNLGDLDNDGIDDLGFNKRTPVVGGGFQDGQVFVVYGGPTVAQDFADYEALLPENGGDGTRGFVLSGSDAEFLGRDFFGGEDINGDGLDDLIVLSNREFETNRGMGMAWVIYGYGDRTWPAQIDQAALSTLPPERGFAIVPPVLEHIPASDDGFYDARFVDDLNQDGIGEIVLCRSISQYPGTDFNGSCFLLFGRTGSQPFPSVVDLGMLLTQNGGDGASGMVLTGANRAALGSNSLSKERGGFDVGNAGDFDGDGFPDLVINAPGVNVQSEAYLIFGGQPFPAEIDFRDGFDAVAGQIRLTRFRSDQEAPSSLLHFGTAIQGIGDVNHDDFDDVAMTGEFGIDLENTGAWIVFGQPSPPQEFVVDSLLAHNGGDGQGGLFVRDFPDEEGLGVGLAHGDFNDDGIDDVAIGGPLSDPGGRSNAGRVVILYGRGGARGVPSLNSLGLLMLAALLGLLAVGALRRFNTL, encoded by the coding sequence ATGACCATTGCCATGGTTATCGCTGCAAGCCCCATTTTTGAGAGTAGCGCCGCAGTAAACCGAACGCAAGTTCATACGTTTCCGCCATCCCTAGGCGGAACCGATTTTCTGCCAGCGCAGAACCCCGGCGGGAGCACCGGGCTCGTCATCAACGGTGCCTTCGGCGTGCAGGAGTTTGGTTGGGGCCTGGCCGCTGGCGATTTCAACGCCGACGGCGTCGACGACCTGCTCGCTGGTTTCGCGCCGAATTCCCCGAACCCGGGCCAACCGCCCGGCGGGGCGGCGCTGATTTTTGGCGGTTCGGATTTGTCCATGGGCCCGGACGGTGTCGAGCTGCTGAACGCATTCCAGGGAACCATCGGCCCGGAGCAGATCGCACTTGCGCTGCATCCGGAGCAGACCGGCTATCGCGTTCGCAACCTCGGTGATCTCGACAACGACGGCATCGACGACCTGGGCTTCAACAAGCGCACGCCGGTTGTCGGCGGTGGATTCCAGGACGGACAGGTGTTCGTCGTCTATGGGGGCCCGACCGTGGCGCAGGACTTTGCCGACTATGAAGCCCTGCTGCCCGAGAACGGCGGCGACGGCACGCGCGGCTTCGTCCTGAGCGGTAGCGACGCCGAGTTCCTCGGCCGCGACTTTTTCGGCGGCGAGGACATCAATGGCGACGGGTTGGACGATTTGATCGTGCTGAGCAACCGCGAATTCGAAACAAATCGGGGAATGGGGATGGCGTGGGTGATTTACGGCTATGGCGACCGAACCTGGCCGGCACAGATCGACCAAGCGGCCCTGAGCACTCTACCTCCGGAACGCGGGTTCGCAATCGTGCCGCCAGTTCTCGAACACATCCCGGCGAGTGACGATGGTTTTTACGACGCCCGATTTGTCGACGATCTGAATCAAGACGGCATTGGCGAGATTGTCTTGTGTCGATCAATCTCGCAGTACCCGGGAACGGATTTCAACGGCAGCTGCTTCTTGTTATTCGGACGGACCGGATCGCAACCGTTTCCCAGCGTTGTGGACCTTGGCATGCTTCTAACTCAGAACGGCGGCGATGGGGCTTCCGGCATGGTGCTGACCGGCGCGAATCGGGCCGCGCTTGGCTCGAACAGTTTGAGTAAAGAGCGTGGTGGATTTGATGTTGGCAATGCCGGCGATTTCGACGGTGACGGTTTCCCGGATCTGGTTATCAACGCGCCGGGCGTCAATGTTCAGAGCGAGGCCTACCTGATCTTCGGCGGTCAACCCTTTCCGGCCGAAATCGATTTTCGCGACGGTTTCGATGCTGTGGCCGGCCAGATTCGGCTGACTCGCTTTCGCTCTGACCAAGAGGCCCCAAGCTCGCTGCTTCACTTCGGCACTGCCATCCAGGGGATCGGCGACGTGAACCACGATGACTTCGATGATGTGGCCATGACCGGCGAATTCGGAATTGACTTGGAAAACACGGGCGCCTGGATCGTGTTCGGCCAGCCGTCGCCGCCGCAGGAGTTCGTCGTCGACAGCTTGCTGGCGCATAACGGCGGTGATGGTCAAGGCGGGTTGTTCGTCCGGGATTTTCCGGACGAGGAGGGCCTTGGCGTTGGGCTGGCGCACGGAGACTTCAACGACGACGGCATCGACGACGTTGCGATCGGCGGGCCTTTGTCCGATCCGGGCGGACGATCCAATGCCGGCAGGGTAGTGATTCTCTACGGCCGCGGGGGCGCAAGGGGCGTTCCCTCGCTGAACAGCCTCGGATTGCTGATGCTGGCCGCCTTGCTTGGACTGCTCGCGGTGGGCGCTCTGCGACGATTCAATACGCTGTAG
- a CDS encoding sterol desaturase family protein, protein MATGRAYRPEYCARYLPPGYSGLRHMLFIAVFCIGGMTAGIVMLDAVEPREWLAVPLTFLYANLAEYLGHRFVMHRRRRGLGLIHERHTVQHHRYFTAEEMDMDGLTDLRAILFPPSLLVFFFGAFALPAGLLLTWLLSANVAWLFVVTALGYYFSYEVLHLAYHLPGDSRVFRVPGLRRLQRLHRTHHDPTVMAHGNFNITWPICDWVFRTRR, encoded by the coding sequence ATGGCCACTGGCCGCGCCTATCGACCGGAGTACTGCGCGCGTTATCTGCCGCCCGGCTACTCGGGGCTGCGCCACATGCTGTTCATCGCCGTGTTCTGCATCGGCGGCATGACGGCCGGCATCGTGATGCTCGACGCCGTCGAGCCCCGGGAATGGCTGGCCGTTCCCCTGACCTTCCTCTACGCCAACCTCGCCGAATACCTCGGCCACCGCTTCGTGATGCACCGGCGTCGCCGGGGCCTGGGGCTGATCCACGAACGGCACACGGTGCAGCACCACCGCTATTTCACCGCCGAGGAGATGGACATGGACGGGCTGACGGACCTGCGCGCGATCCTGTTTCCGCCGTCGCTGCTGGTGTTCTTCTTCGGCGCCTTCGCGCTGCCGGCCGGGCTGCTGTTGACCTGGCTGTTGTCGGCCAACGTCGCCTGGCTGTTCGTGGTCACCGCGCTGGGCTACTACTTCAGCTACGAAGTGCTGCACCTGGCCTACCACCTGCCGGGCGACTCGCGGGTGTTCCGTGTTCCCGGCCTGCGACGCCTGCAGCGGCTGCACCGCACGCACCATGATCCGACGGTGATGGCACACGGCAACTTCAACATCACCTGGCCGATCTGTGACTGGGTATTTCGGACGCGACGCTGA
- the pncB gene encoding nicotinate phosphoribosyltransferase, whose translation MIIESLLDTDIYKYSMMQAVLHQFPGAEVEYTFKCRSEGVDLRPLKKDLEREIEHLCSLTLDPDELNFLASQRYFKRDFIEFLRLFHLQSRFVEVGEADGQLTIAIRGPWLHTILFEVPLLAIVSELYTRHSHPDLDFADARERLKTKIEQVRALDRPDDFVFADFGTRRRFSREWHDEVVETLADSIPNSLRGTSNVRLARELGLVPIGTMAHEFIQAAQALGPRLAETQRFAFEVWAREYRGDLGVALSDTYSLSAFLRDFDMYFCKLFDGARQDSGDPFEWGEAMIEHYRNNRVDPNTRNLIFSDSLDIPKAAEIWHRFRDRINVSFGIGTNLTHDTGTAPINIVIKMTRCNGQPVVKLSDSPGKVVSTDQHYLAWVRQAFDVPE comes from the coding sequence ATGATCATCGAATCGCTGCTCGATACGGACATCTACAAGTACTCGATGATGCAGGCGGTGCTGCACCAGTTCCCGGGGGCGGAGGTCGAATACACCTTCAAGTGCCGCAGCGAAGGTGTCGACCTGCGGCCGTTGAAGAAGGACCTGGAGCGCGAGATCGAACACCTCTGCTCCCTGACGCTCGATCCCGACGAGCTGAACTTCCTCGCCTCGCAGCGCTACTTCAAGCGCGACTTCATCGAGTTCCTGCGCCTGTTCCACCTCCAGTCGCGTTTCGTCGAGGTCGGCGAAGCGGACGGGCAGCTGACGATCGCCATCCGCGGTCCATGGCTTCACACGATCCTGTTCGAAGTCCCGCTGCTCGCCATCGTCAGCGAGCTGTACACCCGGCACAGCCACCCGGACCTCGACTTCGCGGACGCACGCGAACGCCTGAAGACGAAGATCGAACAGGTCCGCGCGCTGGATCGCCCGGACGACTTCGTGTTTGCGGACTTCGGCACGCGCAGGCGGTTTTCCCGCGAATGGCACGACGAGGTCGTCGAGACCCTGGCCGACTCGATCCCGAACAGCCTGCGCGGCACCAGCAACGTCCGCCTGGCGCGCGAACTCGGCCTGGTGCCGATCGGCACCATGGCCCACGAGTTCATCCAGGCCGCCCAGGCGCTGGGCCCGCGCCTGGCCGAGACCCAGCGCTTCGCCTTCGAGGTCTGGGCGCGCGAGTACCGCGGCGACCTCGGCGTCGCGCTGTCGGACACCTACAGCCTCTCGGCCTTCCTGAGGGACTTCGACATGTACTTCTGCAAGCTGTTCGACGGCGCCCGGCAGGACTCGGGCGACCCGTTCGAATGGGGCGAGGCCATGATCGAGCACTACCGGAACAACCGCGTCGACCCGAATACCCGCAACCTGATCTTCTCCGACTCGCTCGACATCCCGAAGGCGGCCGAGATCTGGCACCGCTTCCGCGACCGGATCAACGTGTCCTTCGGCATCGGCACCAACCTGACCCACGACACGGGCACCGCGCCGATCAACATCGTGATCAAGATGACCCGCTGCAACGGCCAGCCCGTCGTCAAGCTGTCCGACTCGCCGGGCAAGGTGGTCTCGACGGACCAGCACTACCTGGCCTGGGTGCGCCAGGCCTTCGACGTCCCGGAATAG
- a CDS encoding acetolactate synthase large subunit: MSQSVSGAKRLVECLEAEGVTRIYGVPGEENLDLLDALRESSIDVVVTRHEQAAGFMAAAEGRLTGRPGVCLSTLGPGATNLLTAAAYAQLGAMPMVMITGQKPVRTSKQGHFQILDVVDLMQPVSHYTRQIPSSELIPSHVREAFRKASEERPGAAHLELPEDIAREATDAPVIRTSLTRRPVAEEKAVAAAVEAIEKAERPLLMVGAGANRKRPSRMLRAFVEKTGIPFFSTQMGKGVVGETESWMGTAALSDGDYVHRLIDQSDCIVNVGHDVIEKPPFFMHEDETRTVIHVNFFTAEVDPVYFPQLEVTGDIANAIWQITERIEVQDHWDFGFAKQVRKALLEDLEAGRSMDDFPIHPRRLVHAVRDALPEDGIVSLDNGLYKVWFARNFRTIRPNTLLLDNALATMGAGLPVAMSAKMALPDRKVLAVCGDGGFMMNSQELETAVRLGLDLVVLILRDDAYGMIRWKQADMDLPDFGLQFGNPDFVRYAESYGAHGHRAESVEHLERLLADALGGSGVHVIDCPIDYADSQHELFEALPERSEKLSP; encoded by the coding sequence ATGTCCCAGTCCGTCAGCGGCGCGAAGCGCCTGGTCGAATGCCTGGAGGCGGAGGGGGTCACGCGCATCTACGGCGTGCCGGGCGAAGAGAACCTGGACCTGCTCGACGCCCTGCGCGAGTCGTCGATCGACGTGGTGGTCACCCGCCACGAGCAGGCCGCGGGCTTCATGGCCGCCGCCGAAGGCCGCCTGACCGGCCGACCCGGCGTCTGCCTGTCCACGCTCGGACCGGGCGCGACCAACCTCCTCACCGCGGCCGCCTACGCCCAGCTCGGCGCCATGCCGATGGTGATGATCACCGGCCAGAAGCCGGTCCGCACCTCCAAGCAGGGCCACTTCCAGATCCTCGACGTGGTCGACTTGATGCAGCCCGTGTCCCACTACACCCGCCAGATTCCATCCTCGGAGCTGATCCCGTCCCACGTCCGCGAAGCCTTCCGCAAGGCGTCGGAAGAGCGGCCGGGCGCCGCGCACCTCGAACTGCCCGAGGACATCGCCCGCGAAGCGACCGACGCGCCGGTCATCCGGACCAGCCTGACGCGCCGGCCCGTGGCCGAGGAGAAGGCCGTCGCCGCTGCGGTCGAGGCGATCGAGAAGGCCGAGCGTCCGCTGCTGATGGTCGGCGCCGGCGCCAATCGCAAGCGACCCTCGCGGATGCTCCGCGCCTTCGTCGAAAAGACCGGCATCCCCTTCTTCTCGACCCAGATGGGCAAGGGCGTGGTCGGCGAGACCGAGTCCTGGATGGGCACCGCCGCGCTGTCGGACGGCGACTACGTCCACCGCCTGATCGACCAGTCCGACTGCATCGTCAACGTCGGCCACGACGTGATCGAGAAGCCGCCCTTCTTCATGCACGAAGACGAGACGCGCACGGTCATCCACGTCAACTTCTTCACCGCCGAGGTCGACCCGGTGTACTTTCCCCAGCTCGAGGTCACCGGCGACATCGCCAACGCCATCTGGCAGATCACCGAGCGCATCGAGGTCCAGGACCACTGGGACTTCGGCTTCGCGAAACAGGTTCGAAAGGCGCTGCTCGAAGACCTGGAAGCCGGCCGATCGATGGACGATTTTCCGATCCACCCGCGCCGCCTGGTGCACGCGGTGCGCGACGCGCTGCCGGAAGACGGCATCGTGTCGCTGGACAACGGCCTGTACAAGGTCTGGTTCGCCCGCAACTTCCGCACGATCCGGCCGAACACGCTGCTCCTCGACAACGCGCTGGCCACCATGGGCGCCGGACTGCCGGTCGCGATGAGCGCAAAGATGGCCCTTCCCGACCGCAAGGTGCTGGCGGTCTGCGGCGACGGCGGCTTCATGATGAACTCGCAGGAGCTCGAGACCGCCGTCCGGCTCGGGCTGGACCTGGTCGTGCTGATCCTCAGGGACGACGCCTACGGCATGATCCGCTGGAAGCAGGCCGACATGGACCTGCCCGACTTCGGCCTCCAGTTCGGCAACCCGGACTTCGTGCGCTACGCGGAAAGTTACGGCGCCCACGGCCACCGCGCCGAGAGCGTCGAGCATCTCGAGCGGCTGCTCGCCGACGCGCTGGGCGGCTCCGGCGTCCACGTCATCGACTGCCCGATCGACTACGCCGACAGCCAGCACGAACTGTTCGAGGCGCTGCCCGAGCGCAGCGAGAAACTCAGTCCATAA
- a CDS encoding glycosyltransferase family 9 protein yields MSEPAPGDPPRSIALLRLSALGDVCHCIALVRTLGRAFPDASITWIIGKAEHRLVDGLDGVDFVVLDKTAGRAGRKALRRALRGRRFDVLLLAQVSARANWLSLSVRAKRRVGFDRARSREGHGLVINERIRAVPFQHQALAMLEFARVLGADPEGIDRAPPIDDTDREFARTHQPDPGRAVLISPCSSHPQRNWSADRYAAIADHVIERHGRPVILVGGPSAIERTMADGIKAWAKRPLVDLVGQDTLGQALAMMERAACLVAPDSGPAHFAAALGTPVVGLYAATWSKRTGPLGSLEHCVDRFPEAARQFLGKAPEDVRWGKRIERDGVMDLVTVDDVVERIDALLA; encoded by the coding sequence TTGAGCGAACCGGCGCCCGGTGACCCGCCGCGTTCGATCGCGCTGCTCCGCCTTTCGGCGCTCGGCGATGTCTGCCATTGCATCGCGCTGGTCCGAACGCTCGGTCGCGCCTTCCCGGACGCGTCCATCACCTGGATCATCGGCAAGGCCGAGCACCGGCTCGTCGACGGCCTGGACGGCGTCGACTTCGTCGTCCTCGACAAGACGGCCGGCCGCGCCGGTCGCAAGGCGCTGCGACGCGCGCTTCGCGGCCGGCGCTTCGACGTGCTGCTGCTGGCCCAGGTGTCGGCGCGCGCCAACTGGTTGTCGCTGTCCGTTCGGGCGAAGCGCAGGGTCGGCTTCGATCGGGCGCGTTCCCGGGAGGGCCACGGGTTGGTGATCAACGAGCGAATCCGGGCCGTCCCGTTCCAGCACCAGGCCCTGGCGATGCTGGAGTTCGCCCGCGTGCTCGGTGCGGACCCGGAAGGCATCGACCGTGCGCCGCCGATCGACGATACGGACCGGGAATTCGCCCGCACCCACCAACCCGATCCGGGCCGGGCGGTGCTGATCAGTCCCTGCTCGAGTCATCCGCAGCGGAACTGGTCGGCCGATCGCTACGCGGCGATCGCCGACCACGTGATCGAGCGGCACGGCCGGCCGGTCATCCTGGTCGGTGGACCGTCGGCGATCGAGCGGACGATGGCCGACGGGATCAAGGCCTGGGCGAAGCGTCCCCTGGTCGACCTGGTCGGCCAGGACACCCTGGGCCAGGCGCTGGCGATGATGGAGCGGGCCGCCTGCCTCGTCGCACCGGACTCCGGCCCGGCCCACTTCGCCGCCGCTCTGGGCACGCCGGTGGTGGGGCTGTACGCGGCGACCTGGTCGAAGCGCACGGGTCCGCTCGGCAGCCTCGAGCACTGCGTCGATCGCTTTCCCGAGGCGGCGCGGCAGTTCCTCGGCAAGGCGCCCGAGGACGTCAGGTGGGGCAAGCGCATCGAACGGGACGGGGTGATGGACCTGGTCACGGTGGACGACGTCGTTGAACGGATCGATGCGCTGCTGGCGTAG
- a CDS encoding 3-deoxy-D-manno-octulosonic acid kinase, which produces MERILRTGPDTVLFDSERLDAPAIDWFDPAHWQAQGAVVERFGGRGETVAIDGPFGKAVLKRYHRGGLVRHVVRRRYAWAGLERARSVRELRVLRALFDADLPVPEPLAAHVRRVGPVYEAALLTARIEGARPLSEVASDFDAARWADVDALVERFARAGLRHPDLNATNLLVTPDDRLWMVDFDRATITHRPVNPAPMHARLARSLDKLGIHRN; this is translated from the coding sequence ATGGAACGCATTCTACGTACCGGCCCCGACACGGTGCTGTTCGATTCCGAGCGCCTGGACGCGCCGGCCATCGACTGGTTCGATCCCGCCCACTGGCAGGCGCAGGGCGCCGTGGTCGAGCGATTCGGCGGCCGCGGCGAAACCGTGGCGATCGACGGCCCGTTCGGTAAGGCCGTCCTGAAGCGCTACCATCGGGGAGGCCTGGTTCGTCACGTCGTCCGGCGGCGCTACGCCTGGGCCGGCCTGGAGCGAGCGCGAAGCGTGCGCGAGCTGCGCGTCCTGCGCGCCCTGTTCGACGCCGACCTGCCGGTGCCCGAGCCGCTCGCCGCCCACGTCCGGCGCGTCGGCCCGGTCTACGAGGCCGCCCTGCTGACCGCCAGGATCGAGGGGGCCCGCCCACTGAGCGAGGTCGCATCGGACTTCGATGCAGCGCGCTGGGCCGACGTCGATGCCCTGGTCGAACGCTTCGCCCGTGCCGGCCTGCGGCACCCCGACCTGAACGCCACCAACCTTCTCGTCACCCCGGACGACCGACTGTGGATGGTCGATTTCGATCGGGCGACCATCACCCACCGCCCCGTCAACCCCGCCCCGATGCATGCGAGGCTGGCGAGGTCGCTGGACAAGCTAGGGATCCATCGAAACTAG
- a CDS encoding S8 family serine peptidase: MNLRHPTLRNASQRFATLRHYCLLSTLLITIGLAHASSPRQPIPQVPIPSQLVNDITPLSAVNGEYELLVKFDDSVEARVQQGALVSLTSKAPMAELQSIAANYGASFEQLLNGGACPNINALLGQAETRSGRAQPDLEGLHQVEFPPTLSGQQLLDLYDDLVFHSDVEFVELREASPGPPPSGGTTPDFSSGPPPSQTLYRGPNPGGDFDFANNLGLIGTGVRLSEVSIAYNFQHEDIGGNLISHPATGLDRYVGNSLWDGWVDHGTATLSQNLAPGNGFGVTGMTRGADGQFYRAGVWTGTDIDFQIEEAFCNALGDSIVAGDGQVVYLEFQVGTPGSWLAPLEVLSSIYMITVVGTDAGVVVLAPAGNGATNLDTSNESLIQSWRARPDSGAIIVGAGSADTNHDRLSFSTFGSRVNLQGWGESVVAAGYGELAQVGGDINRAYTGIFNGTSSATPMVAGAAVLAQESALSLGIPALDSRQMRSFLAATGIPQGTSITGNVGPFVDVRRAVTEVADADVSIANAQSGVTITTTVINHGPREAETIDVDIVFGGVTAYTLSPVTVPAGCQWNPNPPIPPGHSCLGQCPSLLECTFDNAARGQQFIIQHEVQCGPNESFQLDSDAALLGLLNDPVSANDGDQITVLCSGQSSS, translated from the coding sequence ATGAATCTCAGGCATCCAACGCTTCGCAACGCTTCGCAACGCTTCGCAACGCTTAGACATTACTGCCTCCTCTCGACCCTGCTAATCACGATTGGGCTCGCGCACGCTTCTTCGCCGCGCCAGCCAATCCCTCAGGTCCCGATCCCCTCGCAACTCGTCAACGATATCACGCCGCTTTCGGCGGTCAATGGTGAATACGAGCTCCTGGTCAAATTCGACGATTCGGTCGAGGCTCGGGTGCAGCAAGGGGCGTTGGTTTCCTTGACTTCGAAAGCCCCAATGGCAGAACTGCAAAGTATCGCGGCCAATTACGGGGCTAGTTTTGAACAGCTCCTCAATGGCGGTGCTTGCCCGAATATCAACGCGCTGTTGGGTCAGGCAGAGACTCGTTCCGGTCGGGCTCAGCCGGACCTTGAAGGCTTGCACCAGGTCGAGTTTCCGCCAACCCTCAGTGGGCAGCAGCTGCTGGACTTATATGATGATCTTGTCTTCCATAGCGATGTCGAATTTGTTGAACTTCGTGAGGCCTCGCCTGGGCCGCCACCCAGTGGCGGCACAACTCCAGATTTCTCCAGCGGACCGCCGCCGAGTCAAACCTTGTATCGCGGTCCGAACCCGGGCGGCGACTTCGACTTTGCTAACAATCTCGGCTTAATCGGAACTGGGGTTCGGCTTTCAGAGGTGTCAATTGCCTATAACTTTCAGCATGAGGATATTGGGGGAAATTTGATCAGCCATCCAGCGACCGGTCTTGATCGGTACGTGGGGAACTCATTGTGGGATGGCTGGGTCGATCACGGAACTGCGACGCTAAGCCAAAACCTGGCCCCGGGCAACGGGTTCGGTGTTACTGGGATGACGCGAGGTGCCGATGGGCAATTCTATCGCGCGGGTGTCTGGACGGGCACGGATATTGACTTCCAGATTGAGGAGGCGTTCTGCAATGCCCTTGGTGATTCGATAGTTGCCGGAGATGGGCAAGTGGTTTATCTCGAGTTTCAGGTAGGCACGCCGGGGTCATGGTTGGCGCCACTGGAAGTGCTTTCGAGCATCTACATGATCACTGTGGTTGGCACAGATGCTGGCGTTGTTGTTCTCGCTCCCGCGGGCAACGGGGCAACCAATCTGGATACAAGCAACGAGTCCCTGATCCAAAGCTGGAGAGCACGGCCGGATTCCGGGGCAATTATCGTCGGAGCAGGGAGTGCCGATACCAATCACGATCGACTCTCTTTCTCCACTTTCGGTAGTCGAGTCAACCTGCAGGGGTGGGGAGAGAGTGTAGTCGCCGCCGGCTACGGGGAGCTCGCGCAGGTTGGCGGAGACATCAACCGAGCGTATACCGGGATTTTCAACGGGACCAGTTCGGCGACGCCCATGGTGGCCGGTGCCGCAGTTCTGGCTCAGGAATCCGCGCTTTCTTTGGGCATTCCGGCGCTAGATTCACGGCAGATGAGGTCGTTCTTGGCAGCCACCGGGATTCCGCAGGGCACCTCAATTACAGGAAACGTCGGGCCATTTGTGGATGTGCGCCGAGCGGTGACGGAAGTCGCGGATGCCGATGTATCGATCGCCAATGCTCAGTCCGGAGTGACTATAACGACGACGGTAATAAATCATGGCCCGCGCGAAGCGGAAACCATCGACGTGGACATCGTATTCGGCGGGGTCACAGCCTATACGCTTTCGCCGGTTACCGTCCCGGCAGGGTGTCAGTGGAATCCGAACCCGCCGATTCCTCCGGGTCATTCCTGTCTCGGCCAATGCCCCAGCTTGCTTGAGTGCACCTTCGATAATGCCGCCCGTGGCCAGCAGTTCATCATTCAGCATGAGGTTCAATGCGGCCCGAACGAGTCGTTCCAGCTCGATTCCGACGCAGCGTTGCTGGGTCTGCTGAACGATCCTGTGAGTGCGAATGATGGTGACCAAATCACAGTGCTTTGTTCCGGTCAATCGTCGAGCTGA
- a CDS encoding isochorismatase family protein, translating into MQLPPKDRIASFDVDAQRTFTPLCPDELPVPDGDAITWELNRQAELARVRVGSKDAHSPKAAWVTDDATKIGQPGVEGDNVEEHWPVHAVPGTEGFELLPGLPRPADYDFFVWKGVELDMHPYGACYHDLAETMSTGVIEWLKARGVTHVLVGGLATDYCVNATARQLAGAGFRTILNRAACRGIAPETTEAALAELRAAGVEIVESSDHLEPST; encoded by the coding sequence ATGCAGCTACCCCCGAAGGACCGCATCGCGAGTTTCGACGTCGACGCCCAGCGGACCTTCACGCCGCTGTGCCCGGACGAGCTTCCCGTGCCCGATGGGGATGCGATCACCTGGGAGCTGAACCGGCAGGCCGAACTCGCCCGCGTCCGCGTCGGCTCGAAGGACGCGCACAGCCCGAAGGCCGCCTGGGTGACCGACGACGCGACAAAGATCGGACAACCCGGCGTCGAGGGCGACAACGTCGAGGAGCACTGGCCGGTTCACGCCGTGCCCGGCACCGAGGGATTCGAGCTCCTGCCGGGCCTGCCCCGCCCCGCCGACTACGACTTCTTCGTCTGGAAAGGCGTGGAGCTCGACATGCACCCCTACGGCGCCTGCTATCACGACCTGGCCGAAACGATGAGCACCGGCGTGATCGAGTGGCTGAAGGCCAGGGGCGTCACCCACGTGCTGGTCGGCGGGCTGGCCACCGATTACTGCGTGAATGCCACCGCGCGCCAGCTTGCCGGGGCCGGCTTTCGAACGATCCTGAACCGGGCCGCCTGCCGCGGCATCGCGCCGGAGACGACCGAAGCCGCCCTCGCCGAGCTGCGCGCCGCCGGCGTGGAGATCGTCGAGTCCAGCGACCACCTGGAACCTTCGACATGA